TAATAATGATTCCAATAGTCTCAAAAGTAACATAGTTTGAGAAAACTTATTTCATTTTTTAGACAAATCACTAAAAACATAAGGAGAATATTTAATGTTATTTAAAGAAATAGCGCCGATAATCATATTATTTACCTTAATAGTCTCGGCGCTAATTGCAATTAGAATTAAAAGATCAAATGTCTCCACTATAGATGGATTGTTTGCCATCTTTGGGGCAGTATTGGGATTATTGGTAACTTTCTTAAATTTAATTTACAGCAATAATTATCTAATCACAATCGGGCCTCTTCTTACAATTGCATCCCTTCTATATCTAAGATATAGAACCAGATTACTAGCAGGTGACATAGATGTAGACCTTTATCTCAGTAACCGAATATTAAAGATTATCCAAACTGTTTACTGGATTTGCATTTTTGTTGCACTAATAAGTTATTATCAGGCAGAACCTTATTACCGCCCTCCACTATTCTTTTTCAGTATATCAATAGCTGTAGGCTGTTTAGGAGTGGAGATTCTGTCACGCACCTATGAAGAAAATATCCAACTCTATACTTTATTCTCCAGGATATTTATAATGTCATTTATCCTGAGATTTAGTGCCTATTTTATATCTCCTTACCCAGTTGGTTCCGATCCATGGGCGCACTCCGACTTAATAAAAGATATTTCCATCTATGGAACCAGTTATTTACCCCAAATAAATGAATATTATAGCAATTATCCAGTAATGCACCTTTATGCCTCTATTGCAGGCCTTCTCGGAAATTTGACTACAAAAGGCGCAATTTTTATCATAGGAGCAGTTCTTATATTTAGTACCATTTTTGTATATTTAATTATTAAAAAAATCACAAACAATGTTCATATTGCTTTATTCTCAATGCTACTTATAAATTTTTCAGATTTCCACATTCAATGGAGCATCCAAGTAATAGCTATGAGCTTTGGAATTGCTATATACGCGATGACGATTTATCTTTTACTTGAGCAAAGGGAGAAAATAAGCACTCAATATAAAATATTCACGATATTATCTATATGCATCCTCATCTGGACCCATACGATATCATCTTTTGTTTTTTTAGTAACAGTGTTTTCGTTATATGTAAGTTCATATATTTATGAGAGCATTTATATAACTAAAAATTACTATCCCAAGTTATTAGCAAACGCTACCCTTTGCGCATTCACTTTAATAATGTTATCCTACCATTGGATTGACCCAAAATACCCTTTTTTAGAAGAAGTAATGAGAGGACTTGCCGCTTCATTAGCGCAGGAAGCAGAATTCTTAGGAAGAAACACGATTTCAAACCTGGAAGATTCCTGGTCCTCTATCCTTGATATTTTTGGTTTTCTCATTCTGATTCTTTTTGGAGTTATTGGAAGCTTGCATAGCCTATCAAAAGAGCATCAAAATAAAACAAAAGTGCGTTTAGTTTTCACAATTGTTGTACTGTTCGCAATCTTCTTTATATTTCCTGTAATGGGAATCAGGAATATTGTACCGTACAGATGGCCAGCATTTATATACCTTATCTTGGTTTTATTTTCTGGGATTGGGATCTTCAAATTTGTTAGCATTGTTAGAGGCAAATATCATAAAGTTATTTTTGTCTCTATACTGCTGATAGTATTCTCATTTTTCATGATGACGAACTCTTTTACAAACATGGATTCTCCTGTTTATGGAAAGGATCTTAATCAAAACATGATATGGACTGAATCTGAAATAAAAATGTTTACAGATCTCAATAATTCTTACGATGGTCTTATAATCTCAGATCTTCAAACACGTGAAATGCCATTCCAAACATACATAAAAAGAGATATAGTGACAGATTATTTAACAACTCCCAATGGAGATCTAGATTGGGACTATATGGGAGATAAAATGCTAATTTGGAGAAAAAGTAGTTTAGACAGACCTGTACAAGTTAATGGATATAAAAATCCCGATATGTTACTCGGGCTTTCGTTTAAAGACAACCTCGATAATAATTATCATAGTGTATATGACAGTGGAAGCGCAAAAGCATATTCAGGTCTTAGTGCCGAGTTTTGGGACATAAATGAGTGATTCCCTATTCTCGGCGTATTAAACTTCAGGCTTTCAATCCTTAAGGGAGTTAGAAACACTGGCAGTAGAAAATCGCCGAGAATTGAGAATTATTCACCGTCGCTGACACTTGTACTTTCTGTAATATTTAGATAGTTTCCGGCACTGTTATTCCATACATTATTGGTTTCGAGAGACACAGTGTACATAGATATGTCATAAATATTTATACCGTGACCTGATCCTGAAATCAGTCTTCCGGGTAATGTGTTTGTTACAATGTTATCTCGTATGATGGTGTTATATGTATATTTCGGCGGTACTAACCAAACATTTTTCATAGAAATTCCGTCATGATAACAGCCATCAATGAAATTATTTTCAATAGTAGTGTTATTGAAACCCTGTACATTGATACCTCCCCCAAAATAAGTGGATAAGCCCATGTGCTGACCGCATCCGGAAATTATGTTGTGGTGAATATATACATTCTGTGCGCCTGAAGGAACCGGGTAAGAGTTGTAGCCGTTTACCAGAATACCAGCCAGATTGGTATTGCTGATGTTGTTGCCATAAATCTCTATATCATCCATGGCAGGAACTGAAACCGTTTTCTGAATTTCTACGCCACATCCGCCTGTAGGGATTCCTGAATCAATTTTATTATCATGAATAGAGATATGATTGGAATCTGTTATAGTAATTCCATCATTTGTACGAGGGATGAATGTGTTGTTATAGATATTTGCATTAGAGACTTTGGTCAGGTAAACACCGTTGTGGCAACAGCGATAAAATCTGTTATTATATATGTCTATGTTACCGCTACCTTCTGTATATACTCTGTTAAGCACACGAATTCCATCATTACTGCTATTATGAATATACATATCCCTAACAGTAACATTTGTACACCCATCTAAAAGCATCACTGTATAATAATGCTCTCCCCTAGGAACAGGTTGAGCCTGTACATTCCCATCAATTTCAAATCCTTGAATTGTGATCTCGTGAGCTGACTCTTTTCGAGGTTGTATAATTCCCTTATGTGCAGGCCATCCCGCATCGTCAACGAGCTTGATAACTGCATTGGAGTCTCCTTCGAGAATCGTATTGTTGCCTATCAAGAGGGTATCATTAATTACATATGTGAAAGGTCCTTTGAGATGGACAGTTGTATAGTCAGAGTTCTCTGCCACCAATTCAAGGGCCTGATTTATCTGTATATGATCATCTTTCCCATCGCAGTTAAAGTCACCATCTCCATCCCCTGCAACATAAACGGTTCCTACTGCTGGAAAATAAAAGACTGTTATGATATAGATAATTATCAAAAGGATTAAAACTGAAGTGTAGTATTTTGTTTTTGAATTACCACTAATACTCATTGAGTTTTCCCTCTCGTTTTAGTATCATACCCACTTTAATTCTTTACTTCAAAAAATTTTCGGGTTTACGTTCTTCTGCCAATCCTTAACTTGTAGCCTTCTCTTAGTTAGTCATATCTGAAATTCTTTTTTATTTATTAATGAAGTAAATAATAGTCACCAAAAAGTACACCTCATTTATAACTGCACTTCAATTAAAGCCTTAAAAAACCTTAAGTTTATGAGGGAGACGCACAATTCTCTTGGAACTATGTTTGAGCTTATTCTAAAGCCATTCTTACTCTCGATCATTTACTCCCCAGAACCCGCTCCATAATCTGGAACTTAATAAATAATTCGAAGTATAAAATTTAAGATATGAGTTTTAAGTTTTAGGATGGAACTCATTATGTAAGTTCTGCTTGTTTAATAAGTGAAGATCCAAATGAAAATTGTTACCTAAATATTAAATGTTTTTGATTTGAAGTCTGGAAAACAAATACTTAAGAGAGAAAAAAATGAGTTTTTCAGAAAATTAATCCCTAATATTAAATCTGTTCACTTGAATCTTTTTCCCTAGAAGATGACTAAATATAGTTTCTAAAGTTTTTTGATAGATTTTACCAGATATTCGGTGTGAATCCAAATAAAAAAACATGATAGGAAATTATTGATCAAATGTAAGAAACGAGCATACTTCTCTTGTTTTGAGTAAACAGAGAAGAATTGTTACAATCATGACATTTAATAGCTTGTCTTTACAAGCAAAAATTAGTTCAAAAAAATTTAACTAAAAAATTAACGCACAGAGAGAGGTCCTTTCTGTGCGCCTCGTTTTGATTCACTTCTCAATACTTGAGTAACGTAGAAATTTATTGTTTTAATTTCATATTCAGTACGGGTCTCTGGTTTTCGTTTTCGACTTCGGAACTGTAAAATGCAATATAGTTGTTGCTCTCACTACGAGCTTTTATCAGAAATCCCGTATTCTCATATTTTCCACTGGTATATTCTTTTACAAGATCAGTTATGTCAAGCTCGTAATACTTGTTGTCAGGAAGAGTACTGCCTTTAATGGTAAATGTAGCATAAGGAGTGCTACCCTGAGAGACACCGTTTTTATCATACCAGTCTCCTCCGGCATTAGTCCACGCAACACCATTATTCTTTTTATTCCAGCTTACGTAGCTTGGATTCCAGGCAGAAGCAGGCCTGTAAACCTCAATCACGGTATCTTCTGGCCTTGAAGTTCCTTCAGGATAGTACCAGAAGAGGGAAAGAGTTGCATTACTGATCTCTGAACCTGCGTGTTCACTCAGATTAAACCACATAACGTCCCTGTACCTGCCGACACTATTTATGCTTCCCACGTCGATATAAGAATGACTTGGTAAAACTGTATCAGGGGAAGCTTCTCTAAGGCGGTTATCGTTTACACTATTAAGAGTTACATTTACAATGTTTGCAGGTACAGTCACTGAAGACGCTTTCTTTGTTATGTTAAGCTTTGGCTTCTGGTTTTCACTTTCTGCTTCAGAACTGTAGAATGCAATATAGTTGTTGTTTTCACTACGGGCTTTTATAAAGAAACCTGTGTTTGCATACTTACCACTGGTATACTCTTTTACTAGATCAGTTACATTCAGCTGGTAATACTTGTTGTCAGGAAGGGTACTGCCTTTAATGGTAAATGTAGCATAAGGAGTGCTACCCTGAGAGACACCGTTTTTATCGTACCAGTCTCCTCCGGCATTAGTCCATGCAACACCGTTATTCTTTTTATTCCAGCTTACATAATTTGGATTCCATGTTGAAGCTGGCCTGTAAATCTCTATTATAGTGTCCTGGGATCTTGAAGTTCCTTCAGGATAGTACCAGTAGAGGGAAAGAGTTGCGCTACTGATCTCTGAACCTGCATACTCACTCACGTTAAACCACATAACATCCCTGTATCTGCCGACATCGCTTAAGCTTCCCACATCAATATAAGGATTGCTCGGTAAAACAGTTTCAGGGGAAGCTTCCCTGAGACGGTTATCATGCATTTCGTTCAGGGACATAGTGCTTTCACTTTTAACTGCAGTTATTCTCGTAGTGACCGAGTCCTTGAGCTTTCCGTCACTTACTTCAAAGGTTACACTGTAAGTTCCTTCTTGACCTGATGACGGGGTCCAGCTGAATAGTCTGGAATTTCCGTCAAATTTTGCTCCAGTTGGAAGGCTCGAAGCTGAGTATGTAAGACTATCTCCGTCTTCGTCCGAAGCGGTTACTGTAAAGCTAAGACTTTTTCCTATTTCAACTGTAGCAGCAGGGACAGAGTTCATTTTAGGCGCGTGGTTTGTTGTCGTAGTTCCTGATCCTGACTTTGAAGCATAGTTAGTGTTTCCGAATGCTCCGATATTAATTCTGTCCCCGTTATTTTCGGGTTCTTTAGAGTAATCCGATGTTGGGAATCCTGCATCAATACAGGGGGAACTTACAGCATCAGTTACCCAACTGTTACCATTCCATCGTCCTGCTTTTGATTTAAGATGGTAATCAGTCGAGGATGCAAAAAGAGGATCGAGATGTATGTCTGTTGAGCCTGCCGATAAACCTGAGTAACTTCCTTTTGCATTGTTCCAGACATCATTATACTGAAGGGTAGCTGTATATTTTGTGGACGCTATACGGATACCGTACCCTGCACTTGAATCAGCAGAACCGGTATTACAATTTATAATTATGTTATTTCTAATTACTGTATTGTACGTATACGATGGAGAAGTCTGATAGATATCTTTCATCAAAATACCATCATGATAACAGCCATCTATTACGTTATTTTCAATAAGCGTATTATGGAATCCCTCAACACCTATTCCACCTCCCCAATAACTACCCATGTTCACATGCTTTCCACACTTGGTTATGATGTTGTGATGCACATATACATCTCTTGCAGCAGTGGGAACAGTATAAGAATTATAACCGTGAACCAGGATGCCAACCATATTGGTATTACTGATCTTATTGTACGAAATCTCGATATCGTTCATGTACGGTGAGTTTGTGGTTCTCTGAATCTGGATACCACAGCCACCTGTAGGGGTACCTGGATCAATTACGTTATCATGAATAGAAATATGATTTGAGTCTGTTATAGTAATTCCATCATTTGTGCGAGAAATAATCGTGTTATTATAGATATTTGCATTGGAAACTTTGGTCAGGTAAACACCATTATGGCAACAGCGGTAGATTTTATTATTATATACATTTATGTTTCCGCGCCCCTCTGTATATGCACTATTCAGCACCCTGATACCGTCATTCGTACCTTCGTGAATGTACATATTTCTAACAGTAATATTATAACAACCATCTAAAAGCATTATTGTATAATAACTTGCCCCGGTAGATACGGACTGGCTGCCACTGTTCCCGTCAATTTCAAAACCCTGAATTGTAATGTCGTGAACTCCACTTGAAAGAGGCTCAATTAGTCCGTTATACCTTGCCCATCCAGCATTACTAGTCAGCTTAACTACGGCATTTGAATCTCCTTCAAGGATTGTATTACTGCCTATCAAAAGGCTGTCATCAATTACATACGTGAAAGGTCCTTTAAGGTGTACAGTTGTATATGCCGAGTTTTCTGCCACGAATTTAAGGGCCTGGTTTATCTGTATATGATCATCTTTTCCATCACAGTTATAGTCCCCACTCCCATCTCCTGCAACATAAACTACCGGTGCTTTACTGGCTGAAGTTGCCGGAATGGTTGCAAGAATAAGGCAAATTGCTAGGAAAAATATTGTAACTTTCCTGTTTAACATCTCAATCACCCTGTAACTATCCAAATTATTTTGTTAAACGAGGTCGTGCCAGAGCATTGTCCAAGTTAATAAAGAAATTAAGAATTCACAGTTTGTGCACAGTTTGTGCCAATTTTTCCCTTAGATTTGGGTCATTTGAATGGATTTCGCAGATAGTATCCACTATCCGGAAATTTAGCACTTTATTTTAAAATTTATATATTAATGATTCGCGACTATCGGTCAGTATATTGAGTAAAATCAATAACTCTCATGCACTTTTGTCTCCTCTTCTCCCTCTACTCCCCCCGGTTTAAACTTATGAATGGGTTTTATATCTAGTATACCATTCAACCGTTTGAGGCTTAAAAGAGGCCGAAAGTTTTCTTTAATTAGAGGCTACTGCACAGCGTTTACCGAGTAAATCGATAACTCGAGCATGTCTAAAATGTAACTAACGAGTACGTTTAGTAGCTTTTACGTTCCTATAAGTCCCCCCTTACTTTAAGTAAAGCTAGTAATTCACAAGTACTCATCTATATTTTCCATGAAGTATTTGCTACTATACTGAACTAAATTATGAATATAGTTTCGGATTAGATATAGGAAATAACTTCAAAACACTGATTGTCTATATAAGCCAAGACGATGAGATTTCCACTCCCTCGGAATCATTTTCATCGTAAGTTAGGATTATACAGATATATAACTCTTCAAATAATTCGATGCATTTTTCTTCAAGTCCTTACCTTACTCTGATTATGCAGGATTACATTAGGAATTAATTCCTGTTCTTAATTTCCTGCCTAACTAATTAACAGTTTTTATACTGTATATAATTACTTGACTATAATCTTTAGGAATGAATCAAAATTCTCGAATTTAATGAAAATTATACTTGAAACATAACCATCGTTTAATGTTATAATTTCAGGAAATCAGGTTCTCTTAGAACTTTTATTTCAATATTGATTTTTATTTTGAGATATTTCTGGGATTCAGTTAAGATTTTTAGCTGAAATTACTTTCTTACAGTCTCCTGTTAAACTCAATTTTCCTAGAAATTTACTGATGTTCAATAAGGAAAATAATATTCTATGGGAATCCATAGAACATTATCAATTTCATGGAAAGACAGAATGCTAAATTTCTAATTTTTGCATAACATATATTTTATGATAAGCTTAAAGAAAAAATCGAGATAGGGAATAAGTGATGAGTTTATGCATACTGTCTATTAGAACCACTAAAAAAGAATTGAAACTAATATAGACGGATACCAATAATATAAAAATAAAGAAATATTCGCTAGCGGAATCGACTATAAATAGGATTGAACAAAAACGACATGTATATAAAATTAAAACTCAAATTGAAATCAATCACTTGTGGTAAAACCATCTATAAAAATTAATCATAAGAAATTAACAAATTATTATTGGAAGGATCTTAAGTAAAAAGCTTAGGATCTTTACCACAGCAGATAAAACTAGACAAAAATAGAAATTTATCAGTCATCTCTGTAAAGAAAGCGAGAAATTGAATAGGTGAAAAAATGAATTTCAGTGAAATTTATTATTACTGTGTTTCAATTGTTATGATTGCTGGTGTACAAACTGCTTCTACACTTAATTTGAACATAGATCAAAACACGACCGGAAGAATTACGATCAGTTACCAAGCTTCAAATCCAATATTTGGCGGATAAAATAATACAGAAATAGATGTTTCATATTGTTCTCAAAGATTAATTAGTTTTCCAAGGTTGTCTTTCATATCCAACAGTTTTGACTCAAGTTCTCCTTCTTTCTGAGTAATAAGTTCTTTAATCTACTGAAAACCAAAAAATCTTTTTCATTGAAAATTTTTCGATTTCATTGACATTAATAAATCCAGCGTTAACTTAGGGTTACATTACATCTAAAGCGTAGAATAGTATTCCTATGAAGTTCCTTTTTTTAATTTGATTTCCTGCTTTATAATCAGGTTCCTTTTGTTCTATAAATGAAGTTCATCACAAAAATTAACAAGTATTTTACGAATATTGTTTTGGAGTTCAACATATCAAAATCTCACTATTTATTTTTCAAAATGAAATAAGTTTATTGTCGTGGATTAGGT
The genomic region above belongs to Methanosarcina horonobensis HB-1 = JCM 15518 and contains:
- a CDS encoding disaggregatase related repeat-containing protein; its protein translation is MLNRKVTIFFLAICLILATIPATSASKAPVVYVAGDGSGDYNCDGKDDHIQINQALKFVAENSAYTTVHLKGPFTYVIDDSLLIGSNTILEGDSNAVVKLTSNAGWARYNGLIEPLSSGVHDITIQGFEIDGNSGSQSVSTGASYYTIMLLDGCYNITVRNMYIHEGTNDGIRVLNSAYTEGRGNINVYNNKIYRCCHNGVYLTKVSNANIYNNTIISRTNDGITITDSNHISIHDNVIDPGTPTGGCGIQIQRTTNSPYMNDIEISYNKISNTNMVGILVHGYNSYTVPTAARDVYVHHNIITKCGKHVNMGSYWGGGIGVEGFHNTLIENNVIDGCYHDGILMKDIYQTSPSYTYNTVIRNNIIINCNTGSADSSAGYGIRIASTKYTATLQYNDVWNNAKGSYSGLSAGSTDIHLDPLFASSTDYHLKSKAGRWNGNSWVTDAVSSPCIDAGFPTSDYSKEPENNGDRINIGAFGNTNYASKSGSGTTTTNHAPKMNSVPAATVEIGKSLSFTVTASDEDGDSLTYSASSLPTGAKFDGNSRLFSWTPSSGQEGTYSVTFEVSDGKLKDSVTTRITAVKSESTMSLNEMHDNRLREASPETVLPSNPYIDVGSLSDVGRYRDVMWFNVSEYAGSEISSATLSLYWYYPEGTSRSQDTIIEIYRPASTWNPNYVSWNKKNNGVAWTNAGGDWYDKNGVSQGSTPYATFTIKGSTLPDNKYYQLNVTDLVKEYTSGKYANTGFFIKARSENNNYIAFYSSEAESENQKPKLNITKKASSVTVPANIVNVTLNSVNDNRLREASPDTVLPSHSYIDVGSINSVGRYRDVMWFNLSEHAGSEISNATLSLFWYYPEGTSRPEDTVIEVYRPASAWNPSYVSWNKKNNGVAWTNAGGDWYDKNGVSQGSTPYATFTIKGSTLPDNKYYELDITDLVKEYTSGKYENTGFLIKARSESNNYIAFYSSEVENENQRPVLNMKLKQ
- a CDS encoding right-handed parallel beta-helix repeat-containing protein → MSISGNSKTKYYTSVLILLIIIYIITVFYFPAVGTVYVAGDGDGDFNCDGKDDHIQINQALELVAENSDYTTVHLKGPFTYVINDTLLIGNNTILEGDSNAVIKLVDDAGWPAHKGIIQPRKESAHEITIQGFEIDGNVQAQPVPRGEHYYTVMLLDGCTNVTVRDMYIHNSSNDGIRVLNRVYTEGSGNIDIYNNRFYRCCHNGVYLTKVSNANIYNNTFIPRTNDGITITDSNHISIHDNKIDSGIPTGGCGVEIQKTVSVPAMDDIEIYGNNISNTNLAGILVNGYNSYPVPSGAQNVYIHHNIISGCGQHMGLSTYFGGGINVQGFNNTTIENNFIDGCYHDGISMKNVWLVPPKYTYNTIIRDNIVTNTLPGRLISGSGHGINIYDISMYTVSLETNNVWNNSAGNYLNITESTSVSDGE